CCAACCTTGAGCGATCAGTTCCTGAGCGAGATTACTCCCTGTAATTCCTGTAGCACCCACCACAAGTGCACTATTTTTATTTTCCATAACTGTAAAATTATTTCACAAAATTATGGGAGATAAAGATCAAAAAAATTGATCTGTGTCAGAGGTTTTTATTGATCCAGATCAAGTATTATTTAAAAGAAATCTTTTTGCGAATTCGGCTTACCGTTTCGGGAGCCAAACCAAGATAGGACGCAATAAGATTATGAGGAATTCTTTGAATGATATCAGCATTTTTCTGTGCAAACTGCGTATATTTTTCTTCTGCAGTAAATGAATTGGAAACAATTAACCGATAGTCTTTTGTAACAAGACTGTTTTGGTATAAAATTCTAAAATAACGATCCATTAAAGGAATTTTTACCATCAGATTTTCATAATCTTCACGAGTGATCATCAGTAATTCTGTTTCTTCAATCGCATCGATGTTCA
The sequence above is a segment of the Chryseobacterium sp. MYb264 genome. Coding sequences within it:
- a CDS encoding Crp/Fnr family transcriptional regulator → MLEILLSHIKNKIEITEKDKSELQQFFTYKKLRKKQYLLQEGEVCKYLSFVSKGLLKSYILDEKGSEHINMFAFEGWWISDFNSFINQEKAVLNIDAIEETELLMITREDYENLMVKIPLMDRYFRILYQNSLVTKDYRLIVSNSFTAEEKYTQFAQKNADIIQRIPHNLIASYLGLAPETVSRIRKKISFK